Within Sinorhizobium sp. RAC02, the genomic segment GGCATCATCACCATCGACCAGCGCGGCGTCATCCTTTCCGTCAACCCCGCCTGCACGCGCATCTTCGGTTACCCGCCCGACGAGATGAACGGCCGCAACATCAAGATGCTGATGCCGGAACCCTATCACAGCTCCCATGACGGCTACCTTGCCAACTATCACCGCACCGGCGAGGCGAAGGTCATCGGCATCGGCCGGGAGGCGGAAGGGCGGCGCAAGGACGGATCGATCTTTGCGCTCGACCTCGCCATCGCCCGGCTGGAGCTTGCCGGCGGCATCATCTACAGCGGCATCGTGCGCGACATTTCCGAGCGCAAGGCGAATGAGCAGGCGCTGATCGAGGCGAATGCCGAACTCGAGGAATTCGCCTACCGCACATCGCACGACCTGCGCTCGCCGATCGCCTCGTCCATGGGCTTGCTGACCATTTCACGCGACATGCTGGAAGAAGGCGAACTGACTGCGCTTGGCCAGACGATGCAGCGCATGGAGAAGAATTTCAGCCGGCTCGACCACCTGATCCAGAACATCATCACCATCACGCGCAACCGGCTGATGGACGAGGACGACGCAGTCATCGACCTGCGCGCGCTCGTCTCCGAATCCATCGATGCCCTGTCGCACCTGGAGGATTTCAAGCGGATCCGCATCGAAAATCACGTGCCGGAAGAATTGACAATCGTCAGCAAGCCGTCGAAATTCCAGGTCATCGTCGGCAACATGCTGTCCAACGCGGTCAAGTATCATGATCCGAAGGAGGCCGCTCCGGCGATCGATGTCCGCGCCTTCCGCTATGCCGGCAGGATGCGGCTGTCGGTGGAAGACAACGGCCTGGGCGTTCCGCCCGCAAGCCGCCATTTGTTGTTCAAGATGTTCAAACGGCTGCACCCCAACCGGTCTTTCGGCAGCGGGCTCGGCCTCTACATATTGAAAAAAAGCGTGGAGGCCCTCGGCGGCACCGCACTTTATGAAGCAAGAGATAAGGGCAGCCGGTTCATCATCGAACTGCCCGATGGGGAATTGCCATGAAGATCCACTCGATCCTGATCGTCGACGACGACGAGAACGATCAGTTCATCTGCGAATACACGATCCGCAAGTTCGACCCGTCGATCCGCATCATCAAGGCGTTCGACGGCGCGGAGGCGCTCGATATCCTGCACCGCGAGACGCCGAACGCCATCATCCTCGACATCAACATGCCTGTGATGAACGGGTTCGAGTTCCTCGACCGCTATGCCGAGGAATTCGAGGTGCACGCCCCCGTCGTCGCCATGCTGACGAGTTCCCATCTCGGCAAGGACCGCGAGCGGGCGATGCAGTACAGCTTCGTCAAGAGCTACTTCGAAAAGCCGCTGCAGGCCGACCATCTGCGTATCATGGCAGACCTGCTGGGGGCCTGACGTCCAAGCCGCCTATGAAGCCCCCTCATCCCCCTGCCGGGACCTTCTCCCCGCTGGGGAGAAGGGAAACGAGGCAAAGCGGTAGTCCCCTTCTCCCCAGCGGGGAGAAGGTGGCGGCAGCCGGATGAGGGGGACATTTCCGTTCCCCGACGCGAAATCAGATGACGAGGATCGGCGCCTTGCCCTTCACGCGGTCATAGAGATCCATGACGTCCTGGTTGAGCATGCGCACGCAACCGGAGGAGACGGCCTTGCCGATCGACTTCCATTCCGGCGAGCCGTGCAGGCGATAGAGCGTGTCCTGGCCATTCTGGAAGATGTAGAGCGCGCGGGCGCCGAGCGGGTTGCTGAGGCCGCCGGGCATGCCGCCATTGGCGGCGGAGTATTTCACCAGCTCCGGCTGGCGCGCGACCATTTCGTCCGGCGGCGTCCATTTCGGCCAGGCCTGTTTCCACTGGATGACGCCGCGGCCCGACCAGGCAAAACCCTGCCGGCCGATGCCCACACCATAGCGCATGGCGGTGCCGTTCGACTGGATGAGATAGAGGAAGCGGTTGCCGGTATCGACGATGATCGTGCCCGGCTGCTCGGCGAACGGGCTCTCGACCTCCTGCCGGTAGTAGCGCGCATCGATCTGCTGGTAGGGGATGGCGGGCACCTGGTAGCCACCATCGTAAACCTGGCCGTAGATCGAGGCGTAGCGCGACGAATCCGGCATCAGGCCGGACGGTGTCTGGCCATAAATGCTGATCGGGCCGCGCCCATCGGCGATGATCTCGGGCCGGCCTTCCAGCGCAGGATTGCGGAAATAGGGACGCGTCTCCTCGCGGAAACGATCGGTGTTCATCGAAGAGGTGCAGCCGGCAAGGCCGCTCGCCATGGCGAGCCCGGAGAACTGCAGGAAGCGGCGGCGGGAAAGCGCGGTATCGGTCATGGGGTGCGTCGAAATCCGTTGGGCGGAAGCCTAGAATGGGGCGAGAGACTGAATCACTAACTAACGAAAGGCCAGTTAGGTCCATAACCCTGCCCCAATTGTGGCAATTGCGGCTGACCCCAGGCTTGCGCGCCACAATTTCCAAAACGCTGTCGCCGATGGGCCACTCTACCAAAGTGGCGCTTTACGCTGTATCCCGGATGGATAGAAATGCCGGAAAACGGAGTACGCGACGGGATGGACGCGAGTATCTTGAAGGACGCTGGCTTTGCGCCCGTCGACGAGGCAGGATGGCGCAAGCTGGCGGAGAAGGCGCTGAAGGGCGCAGACTTCGACGCGACGCTCATCTCCCGCAGCGATGACGGCCTCGAAATCCGGCCGATCTACACGCGCCGCGACGGTGCCCTCCCGCTTGCCCACAGCCACGCCGCGACGCCCCATGCCGGCGACGCCTGGACCGTCAACCAGCGCCGCGACGATGCAGACCTTTCTCGCGCCCGCGCCCAGATGGCCGACGACCTCGAAAATGGTGCAACGGGCATCGCCCTGATCTTTCAAAGCAGCGCCGCCGCCCACGGCGCGGGCATTACGGCCGGCAGCGAAACCGCCTTCCGCAAGACCGCCGCCGCGCGCGCCGCAGCGCCCTTCTCGCTCCGCCTCGAAGCCGGTTTTGTCGACCGGGCGCTGGCGACGACGCTCGCGCGTGCGCTGGGCGACGCGGGCGCAGAGAAGGCGACTGTGCATTTCGGGCTCGACCCCTTCACCTCCGCGCTTAGCGGCACTTACGGTGAAGCAGGAGAGTCCGCCGCGCTCGCCAAAACATTGATCGGCTTTGGTTTTTCCGGAACGGTTTTGAATGCCGATGGACGGCTGGCCCACAATGCCGGGGCCGGCGAAGCGCTGGAACTTGCCATCGTCGCGGCAGCACTCGCGGAAAACCTGCGCCTGCTCGATGCGGAGGGTATCGCGCCCGAAGACACCTTCGCCGCAACGTCGCTGTGTCTTGCCGCCGACCAGGACCAGTTCCTCACCATCGCGAAATTCCGCGCCGCGCGGCTGATCCACGCAAAGATGCAGACCGCCTGCGGTATCTCGGAGCCGAAGCCTGCGCATCTCCACGCCGAGACGAGCTGGCGCATGCTCACCAAACGCGATCCGGAAACCAACATCCTGCGCAACACCATCGCCGTCTTTTCCGCCGGCACCGCCGGTGCGGACGAGATCACCGTGCTGCCGCACACGCTGGCGCTCGGCATACCGGACCCTTTCGCCCGCCGCATAGCCCGCAACACGCAGGTCGTGCTGATCACCGAAAGCAACCTCGCCCATGTCGCCGACCCCGCCGCGGGCGCCGGTGGTATCGAGGCGCTGACGGATGCGCTGGCGGAAAAGGCGTGGGAGATTTTTGCCGGGATCGAGAAGAAGGGCGGGCTTTCGGCCGCCATCGCCTCGGGAGAGATAAAGGCCCTGGTGGAGGCGGCACGCGCCGAGCGCTCGGTGAAGCCGATCGTCGGCACGACGCTGTTCCCGCTGAAGGACGAGCGGACATTCACGCTGCTGGGGCCGCTTGCGCCTGACCAAAACACGGGCCTGTCGCCCGTTCTTCTCGCCGATCTTGCGGAGGTGGCGGCATGAGCCGGATCCCCGACTTCTCCACCATCACCTGGTCGAAGCCAGCCGCACCCGCCGCACCAACCGGCGAGGCTGCATGGCTCACCCCGGAGGGCATTGCCGTCAGCGGCGCCTATGGCGCGGCGGATCTGGCCGACCTGTCCTATCTCGATACCTGGCCTGGTGCCGCGCCCTATCTGCGTGGCCCCTACCCCACGATGTACGTCCAGCAGCCCTGGACGATCCGGCAATATGCCGGCTTCTCGACGGCGGAGGAATCGAACGCCTTCTACCGCCGCAACCTCGCCTCCGGCCAGAAGGGCCTGTCCGTCGCCTTCGACCTCGCCACCCACCGCGGCTATGACAGCGACCATCCACGCGTGGCAGGCGATGTCGGCATGGCGGGCGTGGCGATCGATTCCATCCTCGACATGCAGCAATTGTTCGACGGCATTCCGCTCGACGAGATGAGCGTCTCCATGACCATGAATGGCGCGGTGCTGCCGATCATGGCGCTGTTCATCGTCGCGGCGGAGGAACAGGGCGTTTCCGAGGACAAGCTGTCCGGGACCATCCAGAACGACATTCTCAAGGAGTTCATGGTCCGCAACACCTATATCTACCCGCCGCAGCCCTCGATGCGGATCATCTCCGACATCTTCAGCTATACCAGCCGGCGCATGCCGAAGTTCAACTCCATCTCGATTTCCGGCTATCACATGCAGGAAGCGGGCGCGACGGCGGACCTGGAACTCGCCTACACCATCGCCGACGGCATCGAATATGCCCGCGCCGGTGTCGCCGCCGGGCTCGACATCGACACCTTCGCGCCGCGCCTTTCGTTCTTCTGGGCGATCGGCATGAACTTCTTCATGGAAGTCGCCAAGATGCGCGCCGCGCGCCTGATCTGGGCAGCCCTTATGAAGACGAACTTTTCCCCGAAGGACGCGCGGTCGCTGGCATTGCGCACCCATTGCCAGACCTCCGGCTGGTCGCTGACCGCGCAGGACCCGATGAACAACGTCATGCGCACCATGGTGGAGGCGATGGCGGCGACGCAGGGGCATACGCAGTCGCTGCACACCAATTCCTTCGACGAGGCCCTGGCGCTGCCGACCGACCATTCCGCCCGCATCGCCCGCAACACGCAGATCCTGCTGCAGAAGGAAAGCGGCACGACGCGCATCATCGATCCCTGGGGCGGCTCGGCCTATGTCGAGCGGCTGACACATGATCTCGTTGCGCGGGCGC encodes:
- a CDS encoding response regulator, translating into MKIHSILIVDDDENDQFICEYTIRKFDPSIRIIKAFDGAEALDILHRETPNAIILDINMPVMNGFEFLDRYAEEFEVHAPVVAMLTSSHLGKDRERAMQYSFVKSYFEKPLQADHLRIMADLLGA
- a CDS encoding methylmalonyl-CoA mutase family protein: MDASILKDAGFAPVDEAGWRKLAEKALKGADFDATLISRSDDGLEIRPIYTRRDGALPLAHSHAATPHAGDAWTVNQRRDDADLSRARAQMADDLENGATGIALIFQSSAAAHGAGITAGSETAFRKTAAARAAAPFSLRLEAGFVDRALATTLARALGDAGAEKATVHFGLDPFTSALSGTYGEAGESAALAKTLIGFGFSGTVLNADGRLAHNAGAGEALELAIVAAALAENLRLLDAEGIAPEDTFAATSLCLAADQDQFLTIAKFRAARLIHAKMQTACGISEPKPAHLHAETSWRMLTKRDPETNILRNTIAVFSAGTAGADEITVLPHTLALGIPDPFARRIARNTQVVLITESNLAHVADPAAGAGGIEALTDALAEKAWEIFAGIEKKGGLSAAIASGEIKALVEAARAERSVKPIVGTTLFPLKDERTFTLLGPLAPDQNTGLSPVLLADLAEVAA
- a CDS encoding L,D-transpeptidase; the protein is MTDTALSRRRFLQFSGLAMASGLAGCTSSMNTDRFREETRPYFRNPALEGRPEIIADGRGPISIYGQTPSGLMPDSSRYASIYGQVYDGGYQVPAIPYQQIDARYYRQEVESPFAEQPGTIIVDTGNRFLYLIQSNGTAMRYGVGIGRQGFAWSGRGVIQWKQAWPKWTPPDEMVARQPELVKYSAANGGMPGGLSNPLGARALYIFQNGQDTLYRLHGSPEWKSIGKAVSSGCVRMLNQDVMDLYDRVKGKAPILVI
- the scpA gene encoding methylmalonyl-CoA mutase — encoded protein: MSRIPDFSTITWSKPAAPAAPTGEAAWLTPEGIAVSGAYGAADLADLSYLDTWPGAAPYLRGPYPTMYVQQPWTIRQYAGFSTAEESNAFYRRNLASGQKGLSVAFDLATHRGYDSDHPRVAGDVGMAGVAIDSILDMQQLFDGIPLDEMSVSMTMNGAVLPIMALFIVAAEEQGVSEDKLSGTIQNDILKEFMVRNTYIYPPQPSMRIISDIFSYTSRRMPKFNSISISGYHMQEAGATADLELAYTIADGIEYARAGVAAGLDIDTFAPRLSFFWAIGMNFFMEVAKMRAARLIWAALMKTNFSPKDARSLALRTHCQTSGWSLTAQDPMNNVMRTMVEAMAATQGHTQSLHTNSFDEALALPTDHSARIARNTQILLQKESGTTRIIDPWGGSAYVERLTHDLVARALSHIEEVEALGGMAKAIEKGIPKLRIEEAAARTQARIDSGQQTVVGVNFSRPERDIEVDVLKVDNSEVRASQLSKLQQLKGTRDTAAAESALDALTDVAKSGDGNLLEFAVKAARARATVGEIAYALEKAFGRHVAEIRTISGVYRKEMGANDRAFNTAVDKVAAFEKLRREKPSILVAKMGQDGHDRGQKVIATAFADLGFNVIVGAMFQTPEEVAELAIREGAHIVGASSLAAGHLTLVPELKAALIKRGARDMLIAVGGVIPPQDFPALEQAGADAIFPPGTVIADAASALIDRLMA
- a CDS encoding PAS domain-containing sensor histidine kinase, whose product is MTLHWSWQKANVAASLWCIAVGVAMMTLWLSKPVDLAEQYPSLFGMKFNAALAVTVIGAALLLATRGFRRLPALMMGPVFVYGALALSQHLFGIDAGIDTLLNTPFVDIGTSLPGRIAPNTALCFMLVSSALTLRALSQKNSMVQVALGFTTFIVAAAALTGYAIALDFAHDWIRFTRMSFQSASCFVALAIAIVFVGTEATGFQRLTLAGILGLLTYLILLGMSYYELARYEASFGITFSNSGNNARSTLSSLVLISGALYGGLIAHLYFSSRRASRMAADLAESRGRLGAIIDNAVDGIITIDQRGVILSVNPACTRIFGYPPDEMNGRNIKMLMPEPYHSSHDGYLANYHRTGEAKVIGIGREAEGRRKDGSIFALDLAIARLELAGGIIYSGIVRDISERKANEQALIEANAELEEFAYRTSHDLRSPIASSMGLLTISRDMLEEGELTALGQTMQRMEKNFSRLDHLIQNIITITRNRLMDEDDAVIDLRALVSESIDALSHLEDFKRIRIENHVPEELTIVSKPSKFQVIVGNMLSNAVKYHDPKEAAPAIDVRAFRYAGRMRLSVEDNGLGVPPASRHLLFKMFKRLHPNRSFGSGLGLYILKKSVEALGGTALYEARDKGSRFIIELPDGELP